The following are from one region of the Georgenia sp. M64 genome:
- a CDS encoding ABC-F family ATP-binding cassette domain-containing protein: MITAHDLTMRIGARELLHEANFRIDSGMRIGLVGRNGAGKTTLTKLLASEAATSGVVQHTGQIVRSGDIGYLPQDPRTGDMDVLARDRVLSARGLDDLVRRIRRAEHAMATSEGEAQTKAMEKYVRLDAEFAAQGGWAAESDAARITSNLGLPTRVLEQPLHTLSGGQRRRVELARILFSGVQTLLLDEPTNHLDHDSIVWLREYLRTYSGGFVVISHDVELLRETVNHVFYLDANRGVLDVYNMGWDAYVKQREADERRRHRERANAEKKAGALMAQADKMRAKATKTVAAQNMARRAERLLSGLEETRRADRVAHLRFPDPAPCGKTPLTAEGLSKSYGSLEVFTDVDLAIDRGSKVVVLGLNGAGKTTLLRILGGVEEADTGEVVPGHGLKIGYYAQEHETLDVERTVVENLRSAAPDLDDTGVRSVLGSFLFSGDDADKPAKVLSGGEKTRLALAVLVVSSANVLLLDEPTNNLDPASREEILGALRAFTGAVVLVTHDEGAVQALNPERVLLLPDADEDLWSESYLELVTLA; encoded by the coding sequence GTGATCACCGCCCACGACCTGACGATGCGCATCGGCGCCCGTGAGCTCCTGCACGAGGCGAACTTCCGGATCGACTCCGGGATGCGGATCGGCCTCGTGGGTCGCAACGGCGCCGGCAAGACCACCCTCACCAAGCTGCTGGCCAGCGAGGCCGCCACCTCCGGCGTCGTCCAGCACACGGGTCAGATCGTCCGCAGCGGCGACATCGGCTACCTCCCCCAGGACCCCCGCACCGGTGACATGGACGTCCTCGCCCGCGACCGCGTGCTCTCCGCCCGCGGGCTGGACGACCTCGTCCGGCGGATCCGCCGGGCCGAGCACGCGATGGCCACCTCCGAGGGTGAGGCCCAGACCAAGGCGATGGAGAAGTACGTCCGCCTCGACGCCGAGTTCGCCGCCCAGGGCGGCTGGGCCGCCGAGTCCGACGCCGCGCGCATCACCTCCAACCTCGGTCTGCCCACCCGGGTGCTCGAGCAGCCGCTGCACACCCTCTCCGGTGGCCAGCGGCGCCGCGTCGAGCTCGCCCGGATCCTGTTCTCCGGCGTCCAGACCCTGCTGCTCGACGAGCCCACGAACCACCTCGACCACGACTCGATCGTCTGGCTGCGCGAGTACCTGCGCACCTACTCGGGCGGGTTCGTCGTCATCAGCCACGACGTCGAGCTGCTTCGCGAGACCGTCAACCACGTCTTCTACCTCGACGCCAACCGCGGCGTGCTCGACGTGTACAACATGGGCTGGGACGCCTACGTCAAGCAGCGCGAGGCCGACGAGCGCCGTCGGCACCGCGAGCGGGCCAACGCCGAGAAGAAGGCCGGCGCCCTCATGGCCCAGGCCGACAAGATGCGGGCCAAGGCCACCAAGACCGTCGCCGCCCAGAACATGGCCCGCCGCGCCGAGCGGCTCCTGTCCGGCCTGGAGGAGACCCGCCGCGCCGACCGGGTGGCGCACCTGCGCTTCCCCGACCCCGCCCCCTGCGGGAAGACCCCGCTGACCGCGGAGGGGCTGAGCAAGTCCTACGGCTCGCTGGAGGTCTTCACCGATGTCGACCTCGCGATCGACCGGGGCTCCAAGGTCGTCGTCCTGGGCCTGAACGGGGCCGGCAAGACCACCCTGCTGCGCATCCTCGGCGGGGTCGAGGAGGCCGACACCGGTGAGGTGGTTCCCGGGCACGGTCTCAAGATCGGGTACTACGCGCAGGAGCACGAGACCCTCGACGTCGAGCGGACCGTCGTGGAGAACCTGCGCTCGGCGGCGCCCGACCTCGACGACACCGGCGTGCGGAGCGTGCTGGGCTCGTTCCTCTTCTCCGGCGACGACGCGGACAAGCCGGCGAAGGTCCTCAGCGGTGGCGAGAAGACCCGGTTGGCCCTGGCCGTCCTGGTCGTCTCCTCCGCGAACGTCCTCCTCCTCGACGAGCCGACGAACAACCTCGACCCCGCCAGCCGCGAGGAGATCCTCGGTGCGCTGCGGGCCTTCACCGGCGCCGTCGTCCTCGTCACCCACGACGAGGGCGCGGTCCAGGCGCTCAACCCCGAGCGGGTGCTCCTGCTGCCCGACGCCGACGAGGACCTGTGGAGCGAGAGCTACCTGGAGCTCGTGACGCTGGCCTGA
- a CDS encoding cytochrome c oxidase assembly protein, translating to MRDALVAEGIGWLLPVVLTVVLIGGYLGMVARRRRAMGRRWSGWRTGAWVAGVVLLASGVSPLMTDLVHTDARGHMVQHLLLGMYAPLGLVLAAPVTLLLGASSTKNRRRIATVLDSFPVRVTSHPMVAGVIDMGGLYVLYLTGLYAASMHSALLHWVINIHFVLAGTLFTWAIVGPDPAPHRPGPRARLVALVLTAASHAYLAKMLYARASALPPGGGHAAAEMEQAAQVMYYGGDLAEIALAVTFFATWYHARSRHRGVANVHDAVTAPA from the coding sequence ATGCGGGACGCGCTCGTTGCGGAGGGCATCGGGTGGCTTCTTCCCGTTGTTCTCACGGTGGTACTCATCGGCGGCTACCTGGGCATGGTGGCGCGCCGGCGCCGGGCGATGGGCCGTCGGTGGAGCGGGTGGCGCACGGGCGCCTGGGTGGCCGGCGTGGTCCTGCTGGCGTCCGGGGTCTCGCCGTTGATGACCGACCTGGTTCACACCGATGCGCGCGGCCACATGGTCCAGCACCTGCTGCTGGGCATGTATGCCCCGCTGGGCCTGGTGCTGGCGGCACCGGTGACCCTGCTGCTGGGCGCCTCGTCCACGAAGAATCGGCGGCGAATCGCAACCGTGCTCGACAGTTTTCCAGTTCGTGTCACGTCCCACCCCATGGTCGCCGGTGTGATCGACATGGGCGGCCTGTACGTCCTTTACCTAACCGGTCTGTACGCCGCGAGCATGCACAGCGCGCTGCTCCACTGGGTGATCAACATACATTTCGTACTTGCCGGCACCCTCTTCACCTGGGCGATCGTCGGGCCCGACCCGGCACCCCACCGCCCCGGCCCGCGTGCGCGTCTCGTTGCGCTCGTCCTCACAGCGGCCTCGCACGCCTATCTCGCCAAGATGCTGTATGCCAGAGCGTCCGCGCTGCCCCCGGGCGGCGGCCACGCGGCCGCCGAGATGGAGCAGGCGGCACAGGTCATGTACTACGGCGGAGACCTCGCCGAGATCGCCCTCGCCGTAACCTTCTTCGCCACCTGGTACCACGCTCGGTCGAGGCACAGGGGCGTCGCCAACGTTCACGATGCCGTCACCGCGCCGGCCTAG
- the fabG gene encoding 3-oxoacyl-ACP reductase FabG has translation MGEQTARSVLVTGANRGIGRAIAERFVAAGDRVATIYRSGDLPDGVLGVVGDVRDTASVDAAFTQVEEAHGPVEVVVANAGVTRDQLLMRMSDEDFETVIDTNLAGAFRVARRASKGMIRARRGRIVLISSVVALYGGPGQVNYAASKAGLVGIARSITRELGGRGITANVVAPGFIDTAMTQALPEKQQQAYLGAIPAGRFGGVDDVAAAVEFLAGDGAAYISGAVIPVDGGLGMGH, from the coding sequence GTGGGCGAGCAGACGGCACGCAGCGTGCTGGTGACCGGCGCGAACCGGGGCATCGGCCGCGCCATCGCCGAGCGGTTCGTCGCCGCCGGGGACCGGGTCGCCACGATCTACCGCTCCGGCGATTTGCCCGACGGGGTCCTCGGCGTCGTCGGTGACGTGCGGGACACCGCCTCGGTCGACGCCGCCTTCACCCAGGTGGAGGAGGCGCACGGCCCGGTCGAGGTCGTCGTCGCCAACGCCGGCGTCACCCGCGACCAGCTCCTCATGCGCATGAGCGACGAGGACTTCGAGACGGTCATCGACACCAACCTCGCCGGCGCGTTCCGCGTGGCCCGGCGGGCGAGCAAGGGCATGATCCGGGCGCGCCGCGGGCGCATCGTCCTCATCTCCTCCGTCGTGGCGCTCTACGGCGGGCCGGGTCAGGTCAACTACGCCGCCTCCAAGGCGGGCCTCGTCGGGATCGCCCGCTCCATCACCCGCGAGCTCGGCGGCCGGGGGATCACCGCCAACGTCGTGGCACCCGGCTTCATCGACACCGCCATGACCCAGGCCCTGCCGGAGAAGCAGCAGCAGGCCTATCTCGGCGCGATCCCCGCGGGCCGTTTCGGAGGCGTCGACGACGTCGCGGCAGCGGTGGAGTTCCTCGCCGGCGACGGCGCGGCCTACATCTCCGGCGCGGTGATCCCCGTCGACGGCGGCCTCGGCATGGGGCACTGA
- a CDS encoding DUF3099 domain-containing protein gives MRRRRDSGSQVQAITSVRRALAEDVHDRTIRYLVSMGIRTGCILLLFVVPGPWKWLCLVGAVLLPLLAVLVANAGREKPEPSANLLPGGPGDPGQLGIGPARPLPYDPFTEYLR, from the coding sequence GTGAGGAGGCGGCGCGACTCCGGGTCGCAGGTCCAGGCGATCACCTCGGTGCGCCGCGCCCTTGCCGAGGACGTCCACGACCGCACCATCCGCTACCTCGTCTCCATGGGCATCCGGACCGGCTGCATCCTCCTGCTCTTCGTGGTGCCCGGTCCGTGGAAGTGGCTGTGCCTCGTCGGTGCGGTCCTGCTGCCCCTGCTGGCCGTCCTCGTGGCCAACGCCGGCCGGGAGAAGCCGGAGCCGTCCGCGAACCTCCTGCCCGGCGGGCCGGGTGACCCGGGACAGCTGGGCATCGGGCCCGCCCGCCCGCTCCCCTACGACCCCTTCACGGAGTACCTGCGATGA
- a CDS encoding SURF1 family protein, which translates to MSRSGPDRAEPPAPVAEGRYAFLTAPRWVRLITTMVLVSLVCVLLGAWQWGRYEDRSAQAAQVDAVHDAEPVPIGRTLAGPVVDAGSQWRPVLLTGRYVGEPVLLRNRPVDGTAAVHVVAPFLADVGGEELLVVVDRGWLPTADADAAPASPDGTVELVARLRLAETAQDRAAAEGQVYSLDPTTVLAAAGSPPEAVGVEPLEGYVVAAEERPVGEVALGSYPRPAFNYGMNLSYTIQWALFALGALAAPVVLARREAAERSGHGPVRTVGRAELEEDLEVLTALRRPALPPGRAVDGGPAARVIDAPATRSVDAPAAPRVSDAPAGRVDDAPATSAVDQAAGTDAGGRAAPRAGRPGG; encoded by the coding sequence GTGAGCCGGTCAGGTCCGGACCGGGCGGAGCCGCCCGCGCCGGTCGCCGAGGGGCGCTACGCGTTCCTCACCGCGCCGCGGTGGGTGCGGCTCATCACCACGATGGTCCTCGTCTCGCTGGTGTGCGTTCTCCTGGGTGCGTGGCAGTGGGGTCGCTACGAGGACCGCTCGGCGCAGGCCGCGCAGGTCGACGCCGTCCACGACGCCGAGCCGGTGCCGATCGGTCGGACCCTTGCCGGTCCCGTCGTCGACGCCGGGTCGCAGTGGCGCCCGGTGCTCCTCACCGGTCGGTACGTCGGCGAGCCGGTCCTCCTGCGCAACCGTCCCGTCGACGGCACCGCCGCCGTGCACGTCGTCGCCCCCTTCCTCGCCGACGTGGGTGGCGAGGAGCTGCTGGTCGTCGTCGACCGCGGCTGGCTGCCCACCGCCGACGCCGACGCCGCGCCGGCGTCCCCGGACGGGACGGTCGAGCTCGTCGCGCGGCTGCGGCTGGCCGAGACGGCGCAGGACCGGGCCGCGGCCGAGGGACAGGTCTACAGCCTCGACCCGACGACCGTGCTCGCGGCCGCGGGCTCGCCGCCCGAGGCCGTCGGTGTCGAGCCGCTCGAGGGGTACGTCGTCGCCGCCGAGGAGCGTCCCGTCGGCGAGGTCGCCCTCGGCAGCTATCCGCGCCCGGCCTTCAACTACGGCATGAACCTGTCGTACACGATCCAGTGGGCGCTCTTCGCTCTCGGCGCCCTCGCGGCGCCCGTCGTGCTCGCCCGGCGCGAGGCGGCCGAGCGCTCGGGCCACGGTCCTGTGCGCACGGTCGGACGGGCCGAGCTCGAGGAGGACCTGGAGGTCCTCACGGCGCTGCGCCGACCGGCCCTCCCGCCCGGACGCGCGGTCGACGGCGGACCGGCGGCGCGGGTCATCGACGCACCGGCGACGAGATCCGTCGACGCTCCGGCGGCGCCACGGGTCAGCGACGCGCCGGCCGGGCGGGTCGACGACGCACCGGCAACGAGCGCCGTCGACCAAGCCGCCGGCACGGACGCCGGCGGGCGGGCCGCTCCACGCGCCGGCCGGCCCGGAGGCTGA
- a CDS encoding aminoglycoside phosphotransferase family protein encodes MVRTPPAEVGVDADLVRRLLTDQHPDLAGLPVRAAVSGWDNVVHRLGDRLAVRTPRRRAAAALVRHEQRWLPGLASGLPVRVPVPLRTGTPTTYYPWHWSVVPWFPGTSALTLPPVRRDALAPAFADFLLALHRPAPSGAPHNPFRGVPLAERDAVVRERLAGADVRLLAVWDRALAAPAWDGPAVWLHGDPHPANLVVAGGRLAAVVDFGDLTAGDPATDLAAAWLVFGRAGRRVMRSRLGPSRDTWARAAGWALAIGSALVTASDDAPAMRAVGDATLSALARDGGADDV; translated from the coding sequence ATGGTGCGCACACCTCCGGCCGAGGTCGGTGTCGACGCCGACCTGGTGCGCCGGCTCCTCACCGACCAGCACCCCGACCTCGCGGGGCTGCCGGTGCGGGCGGCGGTCAGCGGCTGGGACAACGTCGTGCACCGGCTGGGCGACCGGCTGGCGGTGCGCACGCCCCGCCGTCGAGCGGCCGCAGCGCTCGTCCGCCACGAGCAGCGGTGGCTGCCGGGACTGGCGTCCGGGCTGCCGGTCCGGGTGCCCGTCCCGCTGCGCACCGGCACCCCGACCACGTACTACCCGTGGCACTGGTCGGTGGTGCCGTGGTTCCCCGGCACCTCGGCGCTGACGCTCCCGCCGGTGCGGCGGGACGCCCTGGCGCCGGCGTTCGCCGACTTCCTCCTCGCCCTGCACCGGCCCGCGCCGTCCGGTGCGCCGCACAACCCGTTCCGGGGCGTCCCGCTCGCGGAGCGCGACGCCGTGGTGCGCGAACGGCTCGCGGGAGCCGACGTCCGGCTGCTCGCCGTGTGGGACCGAGCCCTCGCGGCACCGGCGTGGGACGGTCCGGCGGTGTGGCTGCACGGCGACCCCCACCCCGCCAACCTCGTGGTCGCCGGCGGACGGCTCGCCGCCGTCGTCGACTTCGGCGACCTCACCGCCGGTGACCCCGCGACCGACCTCGCGGCCGCCTGGCTGGTGTTCGGCCGGGCCGGCCGTCGGGTGATGCGCTCCCGGCTTGGCCCCTCCCGTGACACCTGGGCCCGCGCGGCCGGCTGGGCCCTGGCGATCGGCTCCGCCCTCGTCACCGCGTCCGACGACGCCCCCGCGATGCGGGCGGTGGGGGACGCCACGCTCTCGGCGCTCGCCCGCGACGGTGGGGCCGACGACGTCTGA
- a CDS encoding neutral zinc metallopeptidase — protein sequence MTFNKDVRADTGRVRSSRGGKGAAVGGGLGLVALLIYMFTGVDLSGVLGGGGGEQTQEEGTQDFSHCQSGEDANEFTDCRMIYTADALDQYWVTALPEQADIEYEMPGFELFENSVSTGCGNATSAVGPFYCPPDASVFLDMGFFDQLESQLGAENAPLAQMYIVAHEWGHHIQNQQGTMSTIDRQGTGPESDGVRLELQADCYAGMWVGQAATVVDPDSGATFLEPPTRDQVNDALDAAAAVGDDRIQEGAGQEVDPHTWTHGSAEQRQRWFVTGYEQGSMAACDTFATESL from the coding sequence ATGACCTTCAACAAGGACGTCCGGGCCGACACCGGACGCGTGCGCAGCTCCCGCGGCGGCAAGGGCGCGGCCGTGGGCGGCGGGCTCGGGCTCGTGGCGCTGCTCATCTACATGTTCACCGGCGTGGACCTCTCCGGCGTCCTCGGTGGCGGGGGCGGCGAGCAGACCCAGGAGGAGGGGACGCAGGACTTCTCGCACTGCCAGAGCGGCGAGGACGCCAACGAGTTCACCGACTGCCGCATGATCTACACCGCGGACGCGCTCGACCAGTACTGGGTCACCGCGCTGCCCGAGCAGGCGGACATCGAGTACGAGATGCCAGGCTTCGAGCTGTTCGAGAACTCGGTCTCCACCGGCTGCGGCAACGCCACCTCCGCCGTCGGGCCGTTCTACTGCCCGCCGGACGCCTCGGTCTTCCTCGACATGGGGTTCTTCGACCAGCTCGAGTCCCAGCTCGGCGCCGAGAACGCCCCGCTCGCCCAGATGTACATCGTCGCCCACGAGTGGGGCCACCACATCCAGAACCAGCAGGGCACGATGTCGACGATCGACCGCCAGGGCACCGGCCCGGAGTCCGACGGGGTGCGCCTGGAGCTGCAGGCGGACTGCTACGCCGGCATGTGGGTCGGCCAGGCGGCCACCGTCGTCGACCCCGACTCCGGAGCGACGTTCCTCGAACCCCCCACGCGGGACCAGGTCAACGACGCTCTCGACGCCGCGGCCGCCGTCGGCGACGACCGCATCCAGGAGGGCGCGGGTCAGGAGGTCGACCCGCACACCTGGACCCACGGCTCGGCCGAGCAGCGCCAGCGCTGGTTCGTGACCGGCTACGAGCAGGGGTCCATGGCCGCGTGCGACACCTTCGCCACCGAGTCGCTGTAG
- a CDS encoding cytochrome ubiquinol oxidase subunit I has translation MTYDLVTLVTTAGDPAGLLPARQQMALSLGWHIILASFGVGFPAMIFVAHWRGLVRKNPVALGLAQRWAKASAVLFAIGAVSGTVLSFEMGLLWPGLMGRFGDVLGLAFALEGLSFFVEAIFLGIYLYGWGRMSPRLHLFMVVPMAIAGVVGTFCVISVNAWMNAPAGFRIVNGEVTDVDPWAAMFNDIAVPQFLHMWLAAYMVVGFTIAGVYAVGMLRDRRDQHHRLGLMIPFVFASVAAVIQPVAGHVLGSDLADRQPAKLAAFELATTTESPSPLRVGGVLIDGEVYGALEIPMLGSLIARGSFTEPVPGLDTIPVENQPPVNLVHWAFQTMVGIGTLLALAVVVYWVLRWRRRDLLEHAWFLRFVAVTGPLAVIAVESGWVATEVGRQPWTVYGILRTVDAAGANSYGLWWLLGTTAVVYTGMTIGAVVVLRSMARRWRAGEHDLPSPYAPRARLEHQDGPHGGAS, from the coding sequence ATGACGTACGACCTTGTGACGCTTGTCACGACTGCTGGAGACCCCGCTGGGCTGCTCCCGGCGCGGCAGCAGATGGCGCTGTCACTCGGATGGCACATCATCTTGGCGTCGTTCGGGGTGGGGTTCCCGGCCATGATCTTCGTCGCGCACTGGCGCGGTCTTGTCCGCAAGAACCCGGTGGCGCTGGGCCTGGCTCAACGGTGGGCGAAGGCTTCCGCGGTCCTGTTCGCCATCGGCGCGGTCTCCGGGACGGTGCTGAGCTTCGAGATGGGGCTGCTCTGGCCTGGTCTGATGGGTCGGTTCGGGGACGTGCTGGGCCTGGCGTTCGCGCTCGAGGGGCTGTCGTTCTTCGTCGAGGCCATCTTCCTCGGGATCTACTTGTACGGGTGGGGGCGCATGTCGCCCCGGTTGCATCTGTTCATGGTGGTGCCGATGGCGATCGCCGGTGTAGTAGGCACATTCTGCGTGATCTCGGTCAACGCATGGATGAATGCGCCCGCCGGCTTTCGTATCGTCAACGGTGAGGTCACCGACGTGGACCCCTGGGCGGCGATGTTCAACGACATCGCCGTGCCGCAGTTCCTGCACATGTGGCTTGCGGCCTACATGGTGGTGGGTTTCACCATCGCGGGCGTGTACGCGGTGGGGATGCTGCGGGACCGGCGCGACCAGCACCACCGGCTCGGCTTGATGATCCCGTTCGTCTTCGCCAGTGTCGCCGCTGTCATCCAGCCCGTGGCGGGGCATGTTCTCGGCAGTGACCTGGCCGATCGCCAGCCCGCCAAGCTGGCCGCCTTCGAGCTGGCCACCACCACGGAGAGTCCCTCGCCGCTGCGAGTCGGGGGCGTACTGATCGACGGCGAGGTGTACGGGGCGCTTGAGATTCCGATGCTCGGGTCGCTCATTGCACGTGGCTCGTTCACCGAGCCAGTGCCTGGGCTGGACACCATCCCGGTCGAGAATCAGCCACCGGTCAACCTTGTGCACTGGGCGTTCCAGACGATGGTCGGCATCGGTACGCTGCTCGCCCTGGCGGTGGTCGTCTACTGGGTTTTGCGCTGGCGCCGCCGCGATCTCCTTGAGCATGCGTGGTTCCTACGGTTCGTGGCCGTCACCGGTCCGCTGGCCGTCATCGCGGTCGAGTCCGGATGGGTCGCCACCGAGGTGGGCCGGCAGCCGTGGACGGTCTACGGCATTTTGCGCACCGTTGACGCCGCCGGTGCCAACTCTTACGGGCTGTGGTGGCTACTGGGCACGACCGCGGTCGTCTACACCGGGATGACGATCGGTGCGGTGGTCGTGCTGCGGTCGATGGCCCGGCGGTGGCGCGCGGGGGAACATGATTTGCCGAGCCCGTATGCCCCGCGAGCCCGGCTAGAGCACCAGGACGGTCCCCACGGCGGTGCGTCATGA
- a CDS encoding nucleobase:cation symporter-2 family protein: MSSPVTASAKHPVDEIPRIDRLFPLGLQHVLAMYAGAVAVPLIVGGALGYSSADIAFLISADLFVAGVATLVQSIGFWRFGVRLPLMQGVTFAAVGPMIAIGNQYDITAIFGATIACGLFMIALAPVFSSVLRFFPPLVTGTVIMIIGLSLMGVAAGWITNNEESAQPRDLAFAAGTLVLIILLEKFAPPALARVSVLLGLVVGTIVAVPFGMVDWTGVSEAGWFAVITPLHFGFPTFPIAAVISMLVVGLVIMTETTGDMLAVGEIVDRPVTKRQLGDGLRADGLSTMLGGFFNTFPYTAFAQNVGLVSLTQVKSRWVTAMSGVILIALGLVPKVAAVVEGVPRAVLGGAGIALFGMVVAAGVRTLVKVHFTNTNVLVVAIAVGIALLPTVQPEIYANFPSWFQLIFDSGISAGALAAILLNLLLNREQMNDDHVAAGHHARSIPKSLSRPDEVRRAEAAREAGRADREVLGDRGDPDR; the protein is encoded by the coding sequence GTGTCCAGCCCCGTCACTGCATCGGCCAAGCACCCGGTCGACGAGATCCCGCGGATCGACCGGCTCTTCCCGCTCGGGCTCCAGCACGTGCTGGCCATGTACGCCGGCGCCGTCGCGGTCCCCCTCATCGTCGGCGGGGCGCTCGGCTACTCCTCCGCCGACATCGCCTTCCTCATCAGCGCCGACCTCTTCGTGGCCGGCGTCGCCACCTTGGTCCAGTCGATCGGGTTCTGGCGGTTCGGCGTCCGGCTGCCCCTCATGCAGGGCGTGACGTTCGCGGCGGTCGGGCCGATGATCGCCATCGGCAACCAGTACGACATCACGGCGATCTTCGGGGCCACGATCGCCTGCGGGCTGTTCATGATCGCGCTGGCGCCCGTCTTCTCCTCGGTCCTGCGGTTCTTCCCACCGCTCGTGACCGGCACGGTCATCATGATCATCGGGCTGTCGCTCATGGGCGTGGCCGCGGGCTGGATCACCAACAACGAGGAGTCGGCGCAGCCGCGGGACCTCGCCTTCGCCGCCGGCACGCTGGTCCTCATCATCCTGCTCGAGAAGTTCGCGCCGCCGGCCCTCGCCCGGGTCTCGGTGCTCCTGGGCCTGGTCGTGGGCACGATCGTGGCGGTCCCGTTCGGCATGGTCGACTGGACCGGCGTGAGCGAGGCCGGCTGGTTCGCCGTCATCACGCCGTTGCACTTCGGGTTCCCGACCTTCCCGATCGCCGCCGTCATCTCGATGCTCGTGGTCGGTCTGGTGATCATGACCGAGACGACCGGCGACATGCTCGCGGTCGGGGAGATCGTCGACCGGCCGGTCACCAAGCGCCAGCTCGGCGACGGGCTGCGGGCCGACGGCCTGTCCACCATGCTCGGCGGGTTCTTCAACACCTTCCCGTACACGGCGTTCGCGCAGAACGTCGGGCTGGTGAGCCTGACGCAGGTGAAGTCCCGCTGGGTGACCGCCATGTCCGGCGTCATCCTCATCGCCCTGGGGCTGGTGCCCAAGGTGGCGGCCGTCGTCGAGGGCGTGCCGCGCGCCGTGCTCGGAGGGGCGGGCATCGCCCTGTTCGGCATGGTCGTCGCGGCGGGCGTGCGGACGCTGGTCAAGGTCCACTTCACCAACACGAACGTTCTCGTGGTGGCGATCGCGGTGGGCATCGCCCTGCTGCCGACCGTCCAGCCCGAGATCTACGCGAACTTCCCGAGCTGGTTCCAGCTCATCTTCGACTCCGGCATCAGCGCGGGCGCCCTGGCCGCGATCCTGCTGAACCTGCTGCTGAACCGGGAGCAGATGAACGACGACCACGTGGCCGCCGGGCACCACGCCCGGTCCATCCCCAAGAGCCTCAGCCGACCCGACGAGGTGCGCCGGGCGGAGGCGGCCCGGGAGGCTGGCCGGGCCGACCGCGAGGTGCTCGGCGACCGGGGCGACCCGGACCGCTGA
- a CDS encoding cytochrome d ubiquinol oxidase subunit II has product MAAAMFVGLTAYAVLGGADFGSGFYDLTAGDAARGAELRTQVDHSIGPVWEANHVWLIYVLVMWWTGFPTAFAAAMTTLFVPLLLALFGIVLRGASFAFRKYSATLAQARFHGALFAASSLVAPFFLGTVAGAIASGRVPAQGGGDPWSSWLNPTSLLVGVLTVASCAFLAGTFLTADAARSGREDLAASLRRRTVVVGAVTGVLALGVLVPIGYDAPTLAEGLTTRAAPLIATSIVGGIGALVLLVRRRHTAARAGAVVAVVSVIVGWGVAQYPWMLVDELTITAAAGAPATLRALLLVAALAAVIVLPPLVYLLRLTQSESWTQH; this is encoded by the coding sequence GTGGCCGCTGCCATGTTCGTCGGCCTGACGGCGTACGCGGTGCTCGGCGGCGCGGACTTCGGATCCGGCTTCTACGACCTCACCGCGGGCGATGCGGCGCGCGGTGCCGAGCTGCGGACCCAGGTCGACCACAGCATCGGCCCCGTCTGGGAAGCGAACCATGTCTGGCTGATCTACGTGCTGGTCATGTGGTGGACGGGCTTTCCCACCGCGTTTGCCGCCGCGATGACCACCTTGTTCGTGCCGCTGCTGCTCGCGCTGTTTGGCATCGTGCTGCGCGGCGCCAGCTTCGCCTTTCGCAAGTACTCCGCGACCCTGGCACAGGCCCGTTTCCATGGCGCACTGTTCGCCGCCTCGTCGCTGGTGGCCCCGTTCTTCCTCGGCACCGTGGCGGGGGCGATCGCCTCCGGGCGCGTCCCCGCTCAGGGCGGGGGTGACCCCTGGTCGTCCTGGCTGAACCCCACCTCCCTGCTCGTCGGTGTCCTCACCGTCGCGTCCTGTGCCTTCCTCGCCGGGACGTTCCTCACCGCCGACGCGGCACGGTCCGGTCGTGAGGACCTCGCCGCAAGCCTGCGTCGGCGCACCGTTGTGGTCGGTGCGGTCACCGGTGTGCTGGCACTCGGTGTACTCGTCCCGATCGGATACGACGCGCCGACCCTCGCCGAGGGGCTGACGACACGTGCGGCACCCCTGATCGCCACGTCCATCGTTGGTGGTATCGGCGCCCTGGTGCTACTGGTGCGCCGCCGCCACACCGCGGCCCGAGCGGGCGCGGTCGTGGCCGTCGTATCCGTCATCGTCGGATGGGGCGTCGCGCAGTACCCCTGGATGCTCGTCGACGAGCTCACGATCACCGCGGCCGCCGGCGCGCCCGCGACCCTGCGTGCGCTCCTGCTCGTCGCCGCGCTGGCCGCAGTCATCGTGCTGCCACCGCTGGTGTACCTGCTGCGCCTGACGCAGAGCGAGTCCTGGACCCAGCACTGA
- a CDS encoding DUF2243 domain-containing protein → MTSPSPDPGTNARRSSILAAAMIGVGLMAAIDEIVFHQILAWHHFYDQSTSAVALMSDGLLHAGELVLIVGGFFWFADLRRRRALAPRSAWAGTFLGLGGFQLFDGLVDHKVLGLHQVRYGVDLLPYDVAWNSAGLVLLLTGVVLALRSRDEATAPATASRG, encoded by the coding sequence GTGACGAGTCCGTCCCCCGACCCGGGAACGAATGCGCGCCGGTCATCGATCCTCGCGGCGGCGATGATCGGGGTCGGGCTGATGGCGGCCATCGACGAGATCGTCTTTCATCAGATCCTGGCCTGGCACCACTTCTACGACCAGTCCACCAGCGCGGTCGCGTTGATGTCCGACGGACTCCTGCACGCGGGGGAGCTGGTCCTCATCGTCGGTGGGTTCTTCTGGTTCGCGGACCTGCGGCGGCGGCGGGCGCTCGCGCCGAGGTCTGCGTGGGCAGGGACGTTCCTCGGCCTGGGTGGCTTCCAGCTGTTCGACGGGCTCGTCGACCACAAGGTGCTGGGTCTGCACCAGGTCCGCTACGGCGTGGATCTGCTGCCTTACGACGTGGCATGGAACTCCGCTGGTCTCGTGCTCCTGCTGACCGGCGTCGTGCTGGCGCTGCGCAGCCGGGACGAGGCCACGGCACCGGCGACGGCGTCGCGGGGATGA